The proteins below are encoded in one region of Pseudomonas putida NBRC 14164:
- a CDS encoding FUSC family protein, with protein MSTSSLPVRWLQSLEWRRGFFAWARTDGVTWVYIFKVLAAAFITLWLAMRLELPQPRTAMITVFIVMQPQSGHVFAKSFYRVLGTLAGSAMMVALIAIFPQNTELFLPSLALWVGLCSAGAMRYRTFRAYGFVLAGYTAAMIGLPVLQHPDQAFMAAVWRVLEIALGILVSTFVSAAILPQSASAAMRNALYQRFGVFAGVVVEALRGDSQKDRFESSNVRFVAEAVGLESLRNVTAFEDPHMRRRSGRLVRMNSEFMAITTRFNALHRLLERLRARGPLQIVSAIEPGLNTLVELLQPYVGRALTDADALRLTLELAAYKEGLQAQVRGLRAEYLATEPSESDLLDFHTAFELLYRFVDEMYSYAETHASLAAHKHEREQWDEPYVAQTSWLVSLAAGIRASAVLLLLGSYWLLSDWPSGAMMTLIATVTVGLSAASPNPKRMSFQMACGTAIGAFIGFFETFFVFPWIDGFPLLCMVLAPVFVLGAFLSSRPAYAGYGIGLLVFFAIGSVPNNLTVYDPYTFINDYIGMVIGMFVCAAAGAIILPPNSRWLWSRLEQELREQVLFAISGRLRGIGTAFESRTRDLLHQAYGLAAGKPQVQSQLMGWMFTVLEIGHAVIELRKEQARAPVHPAYAESQPWRQAIRVMGRALTRLFLQPSASNHERALVAVDHAIARVQATDEPFARHFDTSVLRRAQSYLHFIRSSLLDPQSPLAPAKGLHHAP; from the coding sequence ATGAGCACTTCCAGTTTGCCCGTGCGCTGGCTGCAAAGCCTGGAGTGGCGCCGGGGCTTCTTTGCCTGGGCACGCACCGACGGCGTGACCTGGGTGTACATCTTCAAGGTGCTGGCCGCCGCGTTCATCACCCTGTGGCTGGCCATGCGCCTGGAGCTGCCGCAACCGCGCACAGCCATGATCACCGTGTTCATCGTCATGCAGCCGCAAAGCGGGCATGTGTTCGCCAAGAGCTTCTACCGGGTGCTCGGCACCCTGGCCGGCTCGGCGATGATGGTGGCCCTGATCGCCATCTTCCCGCAGAACACCGAGCTGTTCCTGCCTAGCCTGGCGCTGTGGGTGGGCCTGTGCTCGGCCGGCGCCATGCGCTACCGCACCTTCCGCGCCTATGGCTTTGTGCTGGCCGGCTACACCGCTGCGATGATCGGCCTGCCAGTGCTGCAGCACCCTGACCAGGCATTCATGGCCGCGGTATGGCGGGTGCTGGAAATTGCCCTGGGGATTCTGGTGTCGACCTTCGTCAGCGCCGCAATCCTGCCGCAGTCGGCCAGTGCTGCCATGCGCAACGCTTTGTACCAGCGCTTTGGCGTGTTCGCCGGGGTGGTGGTCGAGGCCCTGCGTGGCGATAGCCAGAAGGACCGTTTCGAGAGCAGCAACGTGCGCTTCGTTGCCGAGGCCGTGGGCCTTGAGAGCCTGCGCAACGTCACCGCCTTCGAAGACCCGCACATGCGTCGCCGCAGTGGCCGGCTGGTACGGATGAACAGCGAGTTCATGGCCATCACCACGCGCTTCAACGCCCTGCACCGGTTGCTCGAACGCCTGCGCGCACGTGGCCCATTGCAGATCGTCAGCGCCATCGAACCGGGCCTGAACACCCTGGTGGAGCTGCTGCAGCCTTACGTGGGCCGGGCGTTGACCGACGCCGATGCACTGCGCCTGACCCTGGAGCTGGCGGCCTACAAGGAAGGCCTGCAAGCCCAGGTGCGCGGGCTGCGCGCCGAGTACCTGGCGACCGAGCCCAGCGAATCCGACCTGCTCGACTTCCACACTGCGTTCGAACTGCTGTACCGCTTCGTCGACGAGATGTACAGCTACGCCGAAACCCACGCCTCGCTGGCTGCGCACAAGCACGAACGCGAGCAGTGGGACGAGCCCTACGTGGCGCAGACCAGCTGGCTGGTGTCGTTGGCTGCAGGTATCCGCGCTTCGGCGGTGCTGTTGCTGCTGGGCAGCTACTGGCTGCTCAGTGACTGGCCCAGTGGCGCCATGATGACCCTGATCGCCACCGTCACCGTGGGCCTCTCGGCGGCCTCGCCGAACCCTAAGCGCATGTCGTTCCAGATGGCCTGCGGCACCGCCATCGGAGCTTTCATCGGCTTTTTCGAAACCTTCTTCGTGTTCCCCTGGATCGACGGCTTCCCGCTGCTGTGCATGGTGCTGGCGCCGGTGTTCGTGCTGGGCGCGTTTCTCTCGTCACGCCCGGCCTATGCCGGTTACGGCATCGGCCTGCTGGTGTTCTTTGCGATTGGCTCGGTGCCGAACAACCTCACTGTGTATGACCCGTACACCTTCATCAACGACTACATCGGCATGGTCATCGGCATGTTTGTCTGCGCCGCCGCCGGGGCGATCATCCTGCCGCCCAACAGCCGCTGGTTGTGGAGCCGCCTGGAGCAAGAGCTGCGCGAGCAGGTGCTGTTTGCCATCAGCGGGCGCCTGCGCGGCATCGGCACGGCCTTCGAAAGCCGCACCCGCGACCTGTTGCACCAGGCCTATGGCCTGGCGGCCGGCAAGCCGCAGGTGCAGAGCCAGCTGATGGGCTGGATGTTCACCGTGCTGGAAATCGGCCACGCCGTGATCGAGCTGCGCAAGGAACAAGCCCGCGCACCGGTGCACCCGGCCTACGCCGAGTCGCAGCCGTGGCGCCAGGCCATCCGCGTCATGGGCCGTGCCTTGACGCGGTTGTTCTTGCAGCCCAGTGCGAGCAACCACGAACGCGCCCTGGTCGCCGTGGACCATGCCATTGCCCGCGTGCAGGCCACCGACGAACCGTTCGCCCGGCACTTCGACACCTCGGTACTGCGCCGCGCGCAAAGCTACCTGCACTTCATCCGTTCCTCCTTGCTGGACCCACAGTCGCCACTGGCACCGGCGAAAGGATTGCACCATGCCCCGTGA
- a CDS encoding DUF1656 domain-containing protein — MPREIAFHGVYMPTMTLMFLFALGLAWGLDRFIASHDGYRFFWHPALLRLSLFVCLFGAMALTVYW; from the coding sequence ATGCCCCGTGAAATCGCCTTCCATGGCGTGTACATGCCCACCATGACCTTGATGTTCCTGTTCGCCCTTGGCCTGGCCTGGGGCCTGGACCGGTTCATCGCCAGCCATGATGGCTACCGCTTCTTCTGGCACCCGGCGCTGTTGCGCCTGAGCCTGTTCGTCTGCCTGTTCGGCGCCATGGCGCTTACTGTCTACTGGTGA
- a CDS encoding efflux RND transporter periplasmic adaptor subunit, whose amino-acid sequence MKKFFSLIATLLVLVAAVAIGRQLWLHYMTTPWTRDGRVRADIINVAADVPGYVVDVPVKDNQRVKKGDLLIQIDPEHYQLAVDQAKAMVASRKATWEMRKVNAKRRADMDNLVISKENRDDASNIANSAQADYQQALAELAAAELNLKRTHIVATVDGYVTNLNIHRGDYARTGEAVMAVVDENSFWVYGFFEETKLPHVKVGDQAELQMMSGERIKGHVESIARGIYDRDNPQSRELIADVNPTFNWVRLAQRVPVRIHIDEVPEGFLLAAGTTCTVVVKPGEG is encoded by the coding sequence ATGAAAAAGTTCTTCAGCCTGATCGCCACCCTGCTGGTGCTGGTCGCTGCCGTGGCCATCGGTCGCCAGCTGTGGCTGCACTACATGACCACGCCATGGACCCGCGACGGTCGCGTGCGCGCCGACATCATCAACGTCGCCGCCGACGTACCGGGTTACGTGGTGGATGTGCCGGTCAAGGACAACCAGCGGGTGAAGAAGGGCGACCTGCTGATCCAGATCGACCCCGAGCACTACCAACTGGCGGTCGACCAGGCCAAAGCCATGGTCGCCTCGCGCAAGGCCACCTGGGAAATGCGCAAGGTCAACGCCAAGCGCCGTGCCGACATGGACAACCTGGTGATCTCCAAGGAAAACCGCGACGACGCCAGCAATATCGCCAACTCCGCCCAGGCCGATTACCAGCAAGCCCTTGCCGAACTGGCTGCAGCCGAGCTGAACCTCAAGCGCACCCATATCGTCGCCACGGTGGATGGCTACGTGACCAACCTGAACATCCACAGGGGCGACTATGCGCGCACGGGTGAGGCGGTGATGGCGGTGGTCGACGAAAATTCGTTCTGGGTCTACGGGTTCTTCGAGGAAACCAAGCTGCCCCACGTGAAGGTGGGTGACCAGGCCGAGTTGCAGATGATGAGCGGCGAGCGCATCAAAGGGCATGTAGAGAGCATCGCCCGTGGTATCTATGACCGCGACAACCCACAAAGCCGCGAGCTGATCGCCGACGTGAACCCCACCTTCAACTGGGTGCGCCTGGCGCAGCGGGTGCCGGTACGTATTCACATCGATGAAGTGCCGGAAGGGTTTTTGCTGGCGGCGGGGACGACGTGCACGGTGGTAGTCAAGCCTGGCGAAGGTTGA
- a CDS encoding type II toxin-antitoxin system YhaV family toxin yields the protein MSDASRKPLVIHGWTVIAHPLFLAKLDALSAQVEAQRDKDPTGYTRRNAFKRLAAIRRLAFDVIPQDPTKPEYRQGATLGGDHKHWFRAKFFQQYRLFFRYHTPSRIIVLAWVNDESSKRACESSDDAYKVFQKMLHGGHPPDDWDQLLQEAAAD from the coding sequence ATGAGTGATGCGAGCAGGAAGCCTCTGGTTATTCATGGATGGACTGTCATTGCCCACCCGCTGTTCCTGGCCAAACTGGACGCGCTAAGCGCTCAAGTCGAGGCTCAACGGGACAAAGACCCAACGGGTTATACGAGAAGAAATGCCTTTAAAAGGCTGGCCGCCATCCGGCGGTTGGCGTTCGATGTAATCCCTCAAGACCCGACCAAACCCGAATACCGGCAAGGGGCAACACTTGGCGGTGACCACAAGCACTGGTTCAGAGCAAAGTTCTTCCAGCAGTACCGGTTGTTCTTCCGCTACCACACCCCCAGCAGGATCATCGTGCTGGCCTGGGTCAATGACGAGTCGAGCAAGCGGGCCTGCGAAAGTAGCGACGATGCTTACAAGGTCTTTCAAAAGATGTTGCATGGCGGCCACCCACCGGACGATTGGGACCAGTTGCTGCAAGAGGCTGCCGCAGATTGA
- a CDS encoding type II toxin-antitoxin system PrlF family antitoxin — protein sequence MAATFDVESTLTDRYQTTVPETVRRALGLKKRDKIHYSIRPDGGVILTRAEATEDDPVLGKFLDFLAHDIATNPQRLQVVDAGLIARLDKLVGDAEVDLDQPLSADDE from the coding sequence ATGGCTGCCACCTTCGACGTCGAGTCCACGCTGACCGATCGCTATCAAACCACTGTTCCCGAAACGGTGCGGCGCGCCTTGGGCTTGAAAAAACGTGACAAGATCCATTATTCGATTCGCCCCGACGGTGGGGTGATACTCACCCGCGCAGAGGCAACCGAGGACGATCCGGTACTGGGCAAATTTCTGGATTTCCTGGCGCACGATATCGCTACCAACCCTCAACGGCTGCAGGTTGTCGATGCTGGCCTCATCGCGCGCCTCGACAAGCTTGTCGGCGACGCGGAGGTCGACCTGGATCAACCTCTGTCGGCGGACGATGAATGA
- a CDS encoding universal stress protein, translating to MPSPVLIAIDASPASSALLTLARRYCRPGEHELHVLLAIDSTFAVHEQPAPYTAEELEEYPAACEEQQHADHAVAEAVRELQHAGFTSQGCMVAGQPVEAIVAKARELNCELIIMGHRHLSRLGRLLDPSISAKVIDRVDMPVLVGSA from the coding sequence ATGCCCAGCCCCGTCCTGATCGCCATCGACGCCTCCCCCGCTTCCAGCGCCCTGCTCACCCTCGCCCGCCGCTACTGCCGCCCCGGTGAACACGAACTGCACGTGCTGCTGGCCATCGATTCCACCTTCGCCGTGCATGAGCAACCTGCGCCCTACACCGCCGAGGAACTGGAAGAATACCCCGCCGCCTGCGAGGAACAGCAGCATGCCGACCACGCCGTAGCCGAGGCCGTACGGGAGCTGCAGCACGCCGGCTTCACCAGCCAGGGCTGCATGGTGGCCGGCCAGCCGGTCGAAGCGATTGTGGCCAAAGCGCGGGAATTGAACTGCGAACTGATCATCATGGGCCACCGCCACCTGTCGCGGTTGGGGCGGTTGCTGGACCCGTCAATCAGCGCGAAGGTGATTGACCGGGTAGACATGCCAGTGTTGGTGGGCTCTGCCTGA
- a CDS encoding LysR family transcriptional regulator, whose amino-acid sequence MQLPDMNLLVALDALLDEGSVVGAAQRMNLSPAAMSRTLGRIRDALGDPILVRAGRGLVPTPRALALREQVHGLVEQAGQVFRSRDDVDLVNLDRAFNIRTNDLFIALYGAQLLRMMLAQAPRTVLRFVPEGSGDDDAVLRNGHIDLIISSAIELGPEIKVQSLFNTYFVGLARVGHPIFDAPITPERFAAYPQISVSRRGRANGPIDVALANHKVERRVALITTSFHSAMFSLPDSDLILPIPANILNSVQRLKLPLRSFEIPVPLEKVNVMQAWHPRFDNDPAHRWLRQTLKACGRIDP is encoded by the coding sequence ATGCAACTCCCGGACATGAACCTGCTCGTCGCCCTCGATGCCTTGCTCGACGAGGGCAGCGTGGTGGGCGCAGCGCAGCGCATGAACCTGAGCCCGGCGGCCATGAGCCGGACATTGGGGCGTATCCGCGATGCCTTGGGTGACCCGATTCTGGTGCGCGCCGGCCGTGGCCTGGTGCCTACGCCCCGTGCGTTGGCCCTGCGCGAGCAGGTGCATGGCCTGGTGGAGCAGGCCGGGCAGGTGTTCCGCAGCCGTGACGATGTCGACCTGGTGAACCTGGACCGTGCCTTCAACATCCGCACCAATGATTTGTTCATTGCCCTTTACGGCGCCCAGCTGCTGCGCATGATGCTGGCCCAGGCGCCGCGTACGGTGTTGCGGTTTGTCCCGGAGGGCAGTGGTGACGATGATGCAGTGCTGCGCAACGGGCATATCGACCTGATCATCAGCTCAGCCATTGAGCTGGGCCCGGAAATCAAGGTGCAGAGCCTGTTCAATACTTACTTTGTAGGCCTGGCGCGTGTGGGCCACCCGATCTTCGACGCCCCGATCACCCCTGAGCGTTTTGCCGCCTACCCGCAGATCAGCGTGTCTCGACGCGGCCGTGCCAACGGGCCGATCGATGTGGCGTTGGCCAACCACAAGGTGGAGCGGCGCGTGGCCCTGATCACCACCAGCTTCCACTCGGCGATGTTCTCGCTGCCGGATTCGGACCTGATCCTGCCGATACCCGCCAATATCCTCAACAGTGTGCAGCGGTTGAAGTTGCCATTGCGCTCGTTCGAGATCCCGGTGCCGTTGGAGAAGGTCAATGTGATGCAGGCGTGGCACCCGCGCTTCGACAACGACCCCGCGCACCGTTGGTTGCGCCAGACGTTGAAAGCCTGTGGCCGCATCGATCCGTGA
- a CDS encoding MFS transporter, which yields MTSLTAPSAALAAAPAPAAPAQTAFGLQVVVGLFGVLLAVLCAGLNESVTKISLADIRGAMGIGADEGAWLLAVYSAASVSAMAFAPWLATTFSLRRFTMSAIALFAVLGLLQPFAPNLHSLMLLRVLQGFASGALPPMLMSVALRFLPPGIKVYGLACYALTATFGPNLGTPLAGLWTEYVGWQWAFWQIILPSLLAIVCVGWGLPQDPLRLERFKQFDWRGVLLGLPAISSIVLGLSLGDRWGWFDSPLICWLLGGGLLLLVLFMYNEWSEPLPFFQLRMLKRRNLSFALVTLAGVLIVLSGVGSIPSAYLAQIQGYRPAQTSPLMMLVAMPQLIALPLTAALCNIRAVDCRWVLGIGLAMLAVSCIGSSLMTSEWIRGDFYPFYLLQVFGQPMAVLPLLMLSTNGMTPQEGPFASSWFNTVKGLAAVIAGGLLDALGTLRRHFHSNHLVDSLGNAPLVDDSAAGLARRIHDQALVLTSADLYLVMACIAVALICLIPFVPTRVYPPRAVA from the coding sequence ATGACTTCCCTGACGGCGCCCTCTGCGGCGCTGGCCGCCGCCCCCGCGCCGGCCGCGCCTGCGCAGACGGCGTTTGGCCTGCAGGTGGTGGTCGGGCTGTTCGGTGTGTTGCTGGCCGTGCTGTGTGCAGGCCTCAACGAGTCGGTCACCAAGATTTCCCTTGCCGATATCCGCGGTGCAATGGGCATCGGTGCCGACGAAGGCGCCTGGTTGCTGGCGGTGTACAGCGCCGCCTCGGTCTCGGCCATGGCCTTTGCGCCGTGGCTGGCCACCACCTTCTCGCTGCGGCGCTTCACCATGAGCGCCATCGCCCTGTTTGCCGTACTTGGCCTGCTGCAACCGTTCGCCCCCAACCTGCACAGCCTGATGTTGCTGCGGGTGCTGCAGGGCTTTGCCTCGGGGGCCTTGCCACCGATGCTGATGAGCGTGGCCCTGCGCTTTTTGCCGCCGGGTATAAAGGTTTACGGCCTGGCCTGCTATGCCCTGACCGCCACCTTCGGCCCCAACCTCGGCACGCCGCTGGCGGGGCTGTGGACCGAGTACGTCGGCTGGCAATGGGCGTTCTGGCAGATCATCCTGCCCTCGCTGCTGGCCATCGTCTGCGTCGGCTGGGGCCTGCCGCAAGACCCGCTGCGTCTGGAGCGTTTCAAGCAGTTTGACTGGCGTGGCGTACTGCTCGGGCTGCCGGCCATCAGTTCCATCGTGCTGGGCCTGTCGCTGGGCGACCGCTGGGGCTGGTTCGATTCGCCGCTGATCTGCTGGCTGCTGGGCGGTGGCCTGCTGTTGCTGGTGCTGTTCATGTACAACGAGTGGTCCGAGCCGCTGCCGTTCTTCCAGTTGCGCATGCTAAAGCGGCGCAACCTGAGTTTTGCCCTGGTGACCCTGGCCGGTGTGCTGATCGTACTGTCGGGTGTGGGCAGCATCCCCTCGGCCTACCTGGCGCAGATCCAGGGCTACCGCCCTGCGCAGACCAGCCCGCTGATGATGCTGGTGGCCATGCCGCAGCTGATCGCCCTGCCGCTGACCGCAGCGCTGTGCAACATCCGCGCGGTGGACTGCCGCTGGGTGCTGGGCATCGGCCTGGCGATGCTGGCGGTGTCCTGTATCGGCAGCAGCCTGATGACCAGCGAGTGGATCCGTGGCGACTTCTACCCGTTCTACCTGCTGCAGGTGTTCGGCCAGCCAATGGCGGTGCTGCCGTTGCTGATGCTGTCCACCAACGGCATGACCCCGCAGGAAGGTCCGTTCGCCTCCAGCTGGTTCAACACCGTGAAAGGCCTGGCCGCAGTGATCGCCGGTGGCCTGCTGGATGCCCTTGGCACCTTGCGCCGGCATTTCCATTCCAACCACCTGGTGGACAGCCTGGGCAATGCCCCGCTGGTTGACGACAGCGCTGCCGGCCTGGCCAGGCGCATCCACGACCAGGCGCTGGTACTCACTTCCGCCGACCTGTACCTGGTCATGGCCTGCATTGCCGTGGCCCTGATCTGCCTGATTCCTTTCGTGCCTACCCGGGTCTATCCGCCGCGTGCGGTGGCCTGA
- a CDS encoding HlyD family secretion protein, with product MTNNRKTLFIGSVLAVAVLAGIVGPWMFGSDHRQSTNDAYVIADYTVVAPKVAGFIKEVLVEDNQQVTAGQLLATIDPRDYQAALDAAQAQLLVAQAQSADARATLERQASLIAQAEAAVKAAQAEAAFADHEVNRYSRLAEQGAGTVQNAQQARSGVDQARARLANAQAALVAARKQVDILTAQVASADGQLKRAEAGVEKAQLDLSYTRITAPVDGMVGERALRIGAYVNPGARLLSVVPLQQAYVVGNFQETQLTHVQPGQPVSISVDTFSGEKLQGHVESIAPATGVTFAAVKPDNATGNFTKVVQRIPVKIVFDDGQPLLTRLRVGMSVEATIDTHGDKLDGKEVSAR from the coding sequence ATGACCAACAACCGCAAAACCCTGTTCATCGGCTCGGTGCTGGCCGTGGCCGTGCTGGCTGGCATCGTCGGCCCCTGGATGTTTGGCAGCGACCATCGCCAGAGCACCAACGACGCCTATGTGATCGCCGACTACACCGTGGTCGCGCCCAAGGTGGCCGGCTTTATCAAGGAAGTGCTGGTGGAGGACAACCAGCAGGTTACGGCCGGCCAGTTGCTGGCGACCATCGACCCCCGCGATTACCAGGCCGCCCTGGACGCCGCACAGGCGCAGTTGCTGGTGGCCCAGGCGCAAAGCGCCGATGCCCGCGCCACCCTTGAGCGCCAGGCATCGTTGATTGCCCAGGCCGAGGCTGCTGTCAAAGCCGCCCAGGCCGAAGCGGCGTTCGCCGACCACGAGGTCAACCGCTACAGCCGCCTGGCCGAGCAGGGCGCCGGTACCGTGCAGAACGCCCAGCAGGCGCGCAGCGGTGTAGACCAGGCCCGTGCACGCCTGGCAAATGCCCAGGCAGCGTTAGTGGCGGCGCGCAAGCAGGTGGACATTCTCACGGCCCAAGTGGCCAGCGCCGATGGCCAGCTGAAACGTGCCGAAGCGGGCGTGGAAAAGGCCCAGCTCGACCTGTCCTACACACGCATTACTGCGCCGGTGGACGGCATGGTGGGCGAGCGCGCACTGCGCATAGGCGCCTACGTCAACCCGGGTGCCCGCCTGCTGTCGGTGGTGCCGTTGCAACAGGCCTATGTGGTCGGCAACTTCCAGGAAACCCAGCTGACCCACGTGCAGCCTGGCCAGCCGGTGAGCATCAGCGTCGACACCTTCTCCGGCGAAAAGCTGCAAGGCCATGTGGAAAGCATCGCCCCGGCCACCGGCGTCACCTTCGCCGCCGTCAAACCGGACAACGCCACTGGCAACTTCACCAAGGTGGTGCAGCGCATTCCGGTGAAGATCGTCTTCGATGACGGCCAGCCGCTGCTCACCCGCCTGCGTGTGGGCATGTCGGTAGAAGCGACCATCGATACCCATGGCGACAAGCTGGACGGCAAAGAGGTGAGCGCACGATGA
- a CDS encoding efflux transporter outer membrane subunit: MKPALRLSPLLLAVLLAGCTMGPDFLRPDSQAPQQWAPLQGEAAASQPQAEPLELRWWETFHDAQLSALIQRVAERNLDLQMASARLLQSRALRSTVAADEVPSVDANAGYSRARNSAEGLSDPSGKAGKAAYNLWQGDLVAGWELDLWGRVRRQVEAADATVEVAENDRRGVLLALLSETAGNYIQLRAVQHTLDVTQDNLKVAQHSLKLSQNRQAEGVATRLDVAQASAQVASIESRLPSLEARRDDLINALSLLAAEPPRSLQAELLQGGELPAPQQKFAIGVPSELAERRPDIRQAEARLHAATASIGVAKADFYPSIRLSGSVGFQAMQLSDFGGWDSRRFAFGPQLSLPIFEGGRLKGTLELREAQQQEAALNYRKVVLGAWHEIDDVLRLYNASQLRRDHLAEAVRQNRIALETAQRQYVEGAVDFLNVLTVQGALLASEEQWIDSSAAVSQALVGLYKALGGGWQAFDEQPAKKA, from the coding sequence ATGAAACCGGCATTACGCTTGAGCCCGTTGCTGCTGGCCGTGTTGCTGGCCGGCTGCACCATGGGCCCGGACTTCTTGCGCCCCGACAGCCAGGCACCGCAGCAGTGGGCGCCGCTGCAAGGCGAAGCGGCGGCCAGCCAGCCGCAGGCCGAACCGCTGGAACTGCGCTGGTGGGAAACCTTCCATGACGCACAGCTCAGTGCCTTGATCCAGCGCGTTGCCGAGCGCAACCTCGACCTGCAAATGGCCAGTGCACGGTTGCTGCAAAGCCGCGCCCTGCGCAGTACCGTGGCCGCCGATGAAGTGCCGTCGGTGGATGCAAACGCCGGCTACAGCCGCGCCCGCAACAGCGCCGAAGGCCTGAGCGATCCGTCTGGCAAGGCGGGCAAAGCGGCGTACAACCTTTGGCAGGGCGACCTGGTGGCCGGTTGGGAGCTGGACCTGTGGGGGCGCGTGCGGCGCCAGGTCGAGGCTGCCGATGCCACCGTCGAAGTGGCCGAGAACGACCGCCGGGGAGTGCTGCTGGCCCTGCTTTCGGAAACCGCCGGCAATTACATCCAGCTGCGCGCCGTGCAGCACACACTGGATGTGACGCAGGACAACCTGAAGGTTGCCCAGCACAGCCTGAAGCTTTCCCAGAACCGCCAGGCCGAAGGCGTTGCCACGCGCCTGGACGTGGCCCAGGCCAGCGCCCAGGTTGCTTCGATCGAGTCGCGATTGCCAAGCCTTGAAGCCCGTCGTGATGACCTGATCAACGCGCTCAGCTTGCTTGCCGCCGAACCACCGCGCAGCTTGCAGGCCGAATTGCTGCAGGGCGGCGAGCTGCCCGCGCCGCAGCAGAAGTTCGCCATCGGCGTGCCGTCCGAATTGGCCGAGCGCCGCCCTGACATCCGCCAGGCCGAAGCCCGCCTGCATGCCGCCACCGCCAGCATTGGCGTGGCCAAGGCGGATTTCTACCCGAGCATCCGGCTGTCGGGCAGTGTCGGCTTCCAGGCCATGCAGTTGTCTGATTTCGGTGGCTGGGATTCGCGCCGTTTTGCCTTCGGGCCGCAGCTGTCGCTGCCGATCTTCGAGGGCGGCCGGCTCAAGGGCACCCTGGAACTGCGCGAGGCGCAGCAGCAGGAAGCGGCGCTGAACTACCGCAAGGTGGTGCTGGGTGCCTGGCATGAAATTGACGATGTGCTTCGCCTCTACAACGCCAGCCAGTTGCGCCGTGACCACCTGGCCGAGGCCGTGCGGCAGAACCGCATCGCCCTGGAAACTGCCCAGCGCCAGTATGTGGAAGGGGCGGTGGACTTTCTCAATGTGCTGACGGTGCAGGGCGCATTGCTGGCCAGCGAGGAGCAGTGGATCGACAGCTCAGCGGCGGTGTCGCAGGCGTTGGTGGGGCTTTACAAGGCCTTGGGTGGTGGCTGGCAGGCGTTTGACGAGCAGCCCGCGAAGAAAGCGTAA
- a CDS encoding SDR family oxidoreductase has product MPTVLITGCSSGIGRALADAFRDAGHHVWATARKAEDVEVLNAAGFTARQLDVNDSEALARLAEELETLDILINNAGYGAMGPLLDGGVEALRQQFETNVFAVVGVTRALFPLLRRSRATVVNIGSVSGVLVTPFAGAYCASKAAVHALSDALRLELAPFGVQVMEVQPGAIDTQFANNAQRQAEQVLAADSPWWPLREHVQARARASQDRPTSAAVFAQGVLAAVGKSPVPGVVRLGNGSTALPMMARLLPRRLLDWALRKRFGLLRPL; this is encoded by the coding sequence ATGCCCACCGTCCTGATCACCGGTTGTTCCAGCGGCATCGGCCGCGCCCTCGCCGACGCCTTTCGCGATGCCGGCCACCACGTCTGGGCCACTGCTCGCAAGGCAGAGGATGTTGAAGTGCTGAACGCCGCCGGCTTCACTGCCCGGCAACTGGATGTGAACGACAGCGAGGCCCTCGCCCGCCTGGCCGAAGAACTCGAAACCCTGGATATCCTGATCAACAATGCCGGCTACGGCGCCATGGGCCCGTTGCTGGACGGTGGTGTGGAGGCCCTGCGCCAACAGTTCGAAACCAACGTGTTCGCCGTGGTCGGCGTGACCCGCGCGCTGTTCCCGCTGCTGCGCCGCTCACGCGCAACGGTGGTGAACATCGGCAGCGTTTCCGGTGTGCTGGTCACGCCATTCGCCGGTGCCTACTGCGCCTCGAAAGCGGCCGTGCATGCGCTGAGCGATGCCTTGCGCCTGGAACTGGCACCGTTCGGTGTGCAGGTGATGGAAGTGCAGCCGGGGGCGATAGACACGCAGTTCGCCAACAATGCCCAGCGCCAGGCCGAGCAGGTACTGGCGGCGGACTCACCATGGTGGCCGTTGCGTGAACATGTCCAGGCGCGGGCGCGGGCTTCGCAGGACAGGCCGACTTCGGCGGCGGTGTTTGCCCAGGGTGTGTTGGCGGCAGTCGGCAAGTCGCCGGTACCGGGGGTGGTGCGGTTGGGGAATGGCAGTACGGCGTTGCCGATGATGGCGAGGTTGCTGCCACGGCGGTTGCTGGATTGGGCACTGCGCAAGCGCTTTGGCCTGCTGCGCCCGCTCTGA